Proteins encoded within one genomic window of Bos indicus x Bos taurus breed Angus x Brahman F1 hybrid chromosome 18, Bos_hybrid_MaternalHap_v2.0, whole genome shotgun sequence:
- the LOC113875293 gene encoding retina and anterior neural fold homeobox protein 2-like produces MSPTWRSAPPKRKRRQRTVYSKEQLEALKEAFLKNEYPSYQDRLRLAARLHLDEHRVQVWFKNRRAQRSRLERRQAQGGYQMAGDAPTDPGAPGTPAPAPESAAAAANPNFPDSPGFYSRPPPPSPAGVLPAPEPGISSHHPATWGPAQGVHVYGPTASTPAPAPAPAPGWPQDPDAPNYCPDPLPVLLPDCARMFSFQELFSKPSSPLKSVSPVDKDDLGSQRFTNLQGRGHPSPQSPADPEGPERTRAL; encoded by the exons ATGA GCCCCACGTGGAGGTCAGCGCCCCCAAAGAGAAAGCGGCGCCAGCGCACGGTGTACAGCAAAGAGCAGTTGGAGGCGCTCAAAGAAGCCTTCCTGAAGAACGAGTACCCGAGTTACCAGGACCGCCTGCGCCTGGCGGCCAGGCTCCACCTGGACGAACACAGAGTGCAG GTGTGGTTCAAGAACCGCCGGGCCCAGCGCTCCCGTCTGGAGCGACGACAGGCCCAGGGAGGATACCAGATGGCCGGCGATGCGCCCACGGACCCCGGAGCCCCCGGgactcccgcccccgccccggaaTCTGCTGCCGCAGCTGCGAACCCCAATTTCCCAGACAGCCCGGGATTCTACAGCCGccctcctccccccagccccgCGGGGGTGCTCCCAGCGCCCGAGCCTGGCATCTCCAGCCACCACCCGGCCACGTGGGGCCCGGCACAGGGCGTCCACGTGTATGGTCCGACTGCTTCAAcgccggccccggccccggccccggccccgggctGGCCTCAGGACCCCGACGCCCCGAACTACTGCCCAGATCCTCTTCCGGTTCTGCTTCCTGACTGTGCCCGGATGTTCTCATTCCAGGAGCTCTTTTCCAAACCCTCCTCTCCCTTGaaatctgtgtcccctgtggACAAGGATGATTTAGGCTCCCAGCGGTTCACAAATTTACAGGGTCGTGGTCATCCGTCCCCGCAAAGTCCTGCAGACCCCGAGGGGCCAGAGAGGACCAGAGCGCTGTGA
- the SELENOW gene encoding selenoprotein W isoform X1 yields MAVVVRVVYCGAUGYKPKYLQLKKKLEDEFPSRLDICGEGTPQVTGFFEVFVAGKLVHSKKTSNRGPAPLGRRFMTGRTEMSLGRLVLP; encoded by the exons ATGGCGGTCGTCGTCCGAGTAGTTTATTG TGGCGCTTGAGGCTACAAGCCCAAG TATCTTCAGCTCAAGAAGAAGTTAGAAGATGAGTTCCCTAGCCGTCTGGACATC tgCGGCGAGGGGACTCCCCAGGTCACCGGCTTCTTTGAAGTGTTCGTAGCGGGAAAGCTGGTTCACTCCAAGAAG ACCAGTAATCGTGGCCCAGCCCCTCTCGGCAGACGCTTCATGACAGGAAGGACTGAAATGTCTCTTGGACGCCTGGTCCTTCCCTGA
- the SELENOW gene encoding selenoprotein W isoform X2 — protein sequence MAVVVRVVYCGAUGYKPKYLQLKKKLEDEFPSRLDICGEGTPQVTGFFEVFVAGKLVHSKKGGDGYVDTESKFLKLVAAIKAALAQA from the exons ATGGCGGTCGTCGTCCGAGTAGTTTATTG TGGCGCTTGAGGCTACAAGCCCAAG TATCTTCAGCTCAAGAAGAAGTTAGAAGATGAGTTCCCTAGCCGTCTGGACATC tgCGGCGAGGGGACTCCCCAGGTCACCGGCTTCTTTGAAGTGTTCGTAGCGGGAAAGCTGGTTCACTCCAAGAAG ggaggcgATGGCTACGTGGACACGGAGAGCAAGTTTCTGAAGCTGGTGGCCGCCATCAAAGCCGCTTTGGCTCAGGCCTGA